The following coding sequences are from one Kallotenue papyrolyticum window:
- the mdh gene encoding malate dehydrogenase, whose product MRKKVTIIGAGFVGSTCAHWIAAKELADVVLVDIVEGVPQGKGLDLLQAGPIEGFDINIVGTNGYEETRDSDVVILTSGAPRKPGMSREDLLRVNAEITAGNIRKIVETSPNAFIIVVNNPMDTMAYLAYKVSGFPKQRVMGQGGVLDAARYRTFIAQEIGVSVEDIQAMLMGGHGDEMVPLPRYTTVAGIPVTQFISEERLAQIVERTKKGGGEIVQLLKTGSAYYAPSAATVQMVEAILKDKKRILPASVLMEGEYGLQDVFFGVPIKLGAGGVEQIIELPLTEEEQAAVRRSAALVQDSIAALPQEYLTR is encoded by the coding sequence ATGCGCAAAAAAGTCACGATCATCGGCGCGGGCTTTGTGGGCTCGACCTGTGCCCACTGGATCGCGGCCAAAGAGCTGGCCGATGTGGTGCTGGTGGACATTGTCGAGGGCGTGCCGCAGGGCAAGGGTCTCGATTTGTTGCAGGCCGGTCCGATCGAAGGCTTCGATATCAACATTGTCGGCACCAACGGCTACGAGGAGACGCGCGATTCGGACGTGGTGATCCTCACCTCGGGCGCGCCGCGCAAGCCCGGCATGAGCCGCGAGGATCTGCTGCGCGTCAATGCCGAGATCACCGCCGGCAACATCCGCAAGATCGTTGAAACCTCGCCCAACGCCTTTATCATCGTTGTCAACAACCCCATGGACACTATGGCCTACCTGGCCTACAAGGTGTCGGGCTTTCCCAAGCAGCGCGTAATGGGGCAGGGCGGTGTGCTGGACGCGGCGCGCTACCGCACCTTTATCGCCCAGGAGATCGGCGTATCGGTGGAGGATATTCAGGCCATGCTGATGGGCGGCCATGGCGATGAGATGGTGCCGCTGCCGCGCTACACCACTGTCGCGGGCATTCCGGTCACGCAGTTCATCTCCGAAGAACGTCTGGCGCAGATCGTAGAGCGCACCAAGAAGGGCGGTGGCGAGATCGTGCAGCTGCTCAAGACCGGTAGCGCCTACTACGCGCCCAGCGCCGCGACCGTGCAGATGGTGGAAGCCATTCTCAAAGACAAGAAGCGCATCCTGCCGGCCTCGGTGCTGATGGAGGGCGAGTACGGCCTCCAGGATGTCTTCTTCGGCGTGCCGATTAAGTTGGGCGCCGGCGGTGTGGAGCAGATCATCGAGTTGCCGCTCACCGAAGAGGAGCAGGCGGCGGTCAGGCGCTCGGCGGCGTTGGTGCAGGACAGCATTGCCGCCCTGCCGCAAGAATATCTGACGCGCTGA
- a CDS encoding RluA family pseudouridine synthase, translated as MEPEETLWQFVVAAEDAGTRLDRYLAQANPDLSRSYIQHLISDGHVAVNGRSVKPSYSVQPGDRVSLVVPVPKPSEILPQDIPLTIVYEDEDVLVVDKPAGMVVHPAPGHTSGTLVNALLFHYPHLRIGDDLRPGIVHRLDRDTSGLLVIAKHDRAKAALQAQQQARQMLKLYLALIEGSFRDDQGLIDAPIDRHPTDRLRMAIVASGRPARTLYRVCERLGPYSLVEAKLETGRTHQIRVHFAHKHHPIVGDQLYGSRRSMQAFGLRRQFLHATRLGFRRLDGTWIELHAPLPPDLQAILDWLRQQYGVAGLAFDPDQPWWEQISAPPLEPDAGEAER; from the coding sequence ATGGAGCCTGAGGAAACGCTGTGGCAGTTCGTGGTCGCCGCCGAGGATGCCGGCACGCGTCTGGATCGCTACCTGGCCCAGGCCAATCCCGATCTGTCGCGCTCCTACATCCAACACCTGATCAGCGATGGGCACGTGGCGGTCAATGGCCGCAGCGTCAAGCCCAGCTACAGCGTGCAGCCGGGCGACCGCGTTAGCCTGGTAGTGCCGGTGCCCAAGCCCAGCGAGATCTTGCCCCAAGACATTCCGCTCACGATCGTGTACGAGGACGAGGATGTGCTGGTAGTGGACAAGCCGGCGGGCATGGTCGTGCATCCCGCGCCCGGCCACACCAGTGGCACGCTGGTCAATGCGCTGCTGTTCCACTATCCGCATCTGCGCATCGGCGATGACCTGCGGCCGGGCATCGTGCATCGGCTCGACCGCGACACGTCGGGGCTGTTGGTGATCGCCAAGCACGATCGTGCCAAGGCGGCGCTCCAGGCGCAACAACAGGCGCGCCAGATGCTGAAGCTGTACCTGGCCTTGATCGAGGGCAGCTTTCGCGACGATCAGGGTCTGATCGACGCACCGATCGACCGCCATCCGACGGATCGGCTGCGCATGGCGATCGTGGCCAGTGGCCGACCGGCGCGCACGCTCTACCGCGTCTGCGAGCGGCTCGGCCCCTATAGCCTGGTAGAAGCCAAGCTCGAAACCGGCCGTACCCACCAGATCCGCGTCCATTTCGCGCACAAGCACCATCCCATCGTTGGCGATCAATTGTACGGTTCGCGCCGCTCGATGCAGGCCTTTGGCCTGCGCCGCCAGTTCCTCCATGCCACGCGGCTTGGCTTCCGGCGGCTGGATGGTACGTGGATCGAGCTCCATGCGCCCTTGCCGCCCGATCTGCAGGCGATCCTCGACTGGCTGCGTCAGCAGTATGGCGTCGCCGGCCTGGCCTTTGATCCGGATCAGCCCTGGTGGGAACAGATCAGCGCGCCGCCGCTGGAGCCAGACGCCGGCGAGGCTGAGCGCTGA
- a CDS encoding Hsp20/alpha crystallin family protein, translating into MTTAINRVQNNNLSLRDAFDRLFAEAWVRPFGLFGRQDGTRRLPVDLFENDDAYVVRAFVPGVAPEQVEITAQGNTLTIRAQQQIEEQPEACYYLRERVGGTWVRTIELPGAFDSNAAEAKLEHGVLWLTLPKTPESKPQRITIKAN; encoded by the coding sequence ATGACCACGGCCATCAATCGCGTGCAGAACAACAACCTGTCGCTGCGCGATGCGTTTGATCGGCTGTTCGCGGAAGCGTGGGTCCGCCCGTTCGGCCTCTTCGGCAGGCAGGACGGCACGCGTCGGCTGCCGGTCGATCTGTTCGAGAACGATGATGCTTACGTGGTGCGCGCGTTCGTGCCGGGCGTCGCGCCTGAGCAGGTGGAGATCACCGCGCAGGGCAACACCCTGACGATCCGCGCGCAGCAGCAGATCGAGGAGCAGCCGGAGGCCTGCTACTACCTGCGCGAGCGCGTCGGTGGTACGTGGGTCCGCACGATCGAGCTGCCCGGCGCCTTCGACAGCAATGCCGCCGAAGCCAAGCTGGAACATGGCGTGCTGTGGCTGACGTTGCCGAAGACGCCCGAGAGCAAGCCGCAACGCATCACGATCAAGGCCAACTGA
- a CDS encoding GlsB/YeaQ/YmgE family stress response membrane protein — MSLLGFVILLVIAAICGALGQALAGYSLGGCLVSTVVGLIGAFVGWWLATQFGLPPILVINIDGQPFPVVWAVIGSALFALVVGLLTRRRSYA, encoded by the coding sequence ATGTCGCTGCTGGGCTTCGTCATCCTGCTGGTGATCGCCGCGATCTGTGGCGCGCTGGGACAGGCGCTGGCCGGCTACTCGCTGGGCGGCTGCCTGGTCTCGACGGTCGTGGGGCTGATCGGTGCATTCGTGGGCTGGTGGCTGGCAACGCAGTTTGGGCTGCCGCCGATCCTGGTGATCAACATCGACGGACAGCCCTTTCCGGTGGTCTGGGCCGTGATCGGCTCGGCCCTGTTCGCGCTGGTCGTCGGCTTGCTGACGCGCCGCCGCAGCTACGCCTGA
- a CDS encoding GH1 family beta-glucosidase has translation MQPGQFPDDFVWGAATAAYQIEGAVDEDGRAPSIWDTFSHTPGKTWNGDTGDVACDHYHRWPEDVQIMRDLGLEAYRFSIAWPRVIPGGWGQPNPRGLDFYDSLVDALLAANITPFVTLYHWDLPQALQDRGGWANRDTVEAFLEYAEAVVQRLGDRVTHWITHNEPQVVAFVGHALGLHAPGLTDQRTALQVAHHLLLSHGRAVPLLRSARAGMQVGITLNLSPVVPASQQPEDQRAAALYDALINRWFLDPVFGRGYPQELLAQLGDLAPQMADNDLDMIAASLDFLGVNYYFPSYVRAVPPQQAPLGVATLTPEELAARGFELTAMGWPIVPDGLRDLLVHVHREYAPRAIYITENGAAFDDQVVDGAVQDQRRIAYLREHLLAASAAIQEGVPLRGYFVWSLMDNFEWAYGYSKRFGIVYVDYATQQRIPKASAEWYRRVIAENRVPLED, from the coding sequence ATGCAACCAGGCCAGTTTCCCGATGATTTCGTCTGGGGCGCAGCAACCGCCGCCTACCAGATCGAGGGCGCCGTGGACGAGGATGGCCGCGCGCCGTCGATCTGGGATACCTTCAGCCATACCCCCGGCAAAACCTGGAACGGCGATACCGGCGATGTGGCCTGCGATCACTACCATCGCTGGCCTGAAGATGTGCAGATCATGCGGGACCTGGGGCTGGAAGCCTACCGCTTTTCGATCGCCTGGCCGCGCGTCATCCCTGGGGGTTGGGGCCAGCCCAACCCGCGTGGTCTCGACTTCTACGATAGCCTGGTGGATGCACTGCTGGCCGCCAACATCACGCCGTTTGTGACGCTCTACCACTGGGACCTGCCGCAGGCGTTGCAGGATCGTGGTGGCTGGGCCAACCGCGACACGGTCGAAGCCTTTCTGGAGTATGCCGAGGCCGTGGTCCAGCGCCTGGGCGACCGCGTCACGCACTGGATCACCCACAACGAGCCGCAGGTGGTGGCCTTTGTCGGCCATGCGCTGGGGCTGCATGCGCCGGGGTTGACCGACCAGCGCACCGCGCTGCAGGTCGCCCATCACCTACTGTTGTCGCATGGCCGCGCTGTGCCGTTGTTGCGCTCGGCGCGCGCCGGCATGCAGGTCGGCATCACGCTCAACCTGTCGCCGGTGGTGCCGGCCTCGCAGCAGCCCGAGGATCAGCGCGCGGCGGCGCTCTACGATGCATTGATCAACCGCTGGTTCCTCGACCCGGTCTTTGGCCGCGGCTATCCGCAGGAGCTGCTGGCGCAGTTGGGCGATCTGGCGCCGCAGATGGCCGACAACGATCTGGACATGATCGCCGCCTCGCTCGACTTCCTGGGTGTGAACTACTATTTCCCGTCCTATGTGCGCGCCGTGCCGCCGCAGCAGGCGCCGCTGGGCGTGGCTACGCTGACGCCGGAGGAACTGGCGGCGCGCGGCTTCGAACTGACGGCCATGGGCTGGCCGATCGTGCCCGACGGCCTGCGCGACCTGCTGGTCCATGTGCACCGTGAGTATGCGCCGCGCGCGATCTACATCACCGAGAACGGCGCGGCCTTCGACGATCAGGTGGTGGACGGCGCCGTGCAGGATCAGCGCCGCATCGCCTACCTGCGCGAGCACCTGCTGGCGGCCAGCGCGGCGATCCAGGAGGGCGTGCCCCTGCGCGGCTACTTCGTCTGGTCGCTGATGGACAACTTTGAATGGGCCTACGGCTATAGCAAGCGCTTCGGCATCGTGTATGTGGACTACGCCACCCAGCAGCGCATTCCCAAGGCCAGCGCCGAGTGGTACCGGCGGGTAATCGCTGAGAATCGCGTGCCGCTGGAGGACTAG
- a CDS encoding MFS transporter: MSRPLVVHADLSAGRLALIVASRFVLNAMFRVAYVLIPFVAARYAVDEQQAAWIVTIQVLAGLGSPLGGWLGERQGYRRVMLAGLGLALSGALIASAAPRFWVLVLAFAVFGLGLTLFQPSMQAYVSALTPYHRRGRAIGVVELSWALAGIVAVPALAWLVERQQGIGGMFGLIALCLALMAGVMWACLPAEPAIARMHGTAAAPLQAIWTPSVRGMLAFAGLTIASTELVYVAQPSWATRQFNASLTDLGAAALVYGLGELLGSIGSILFTDRLGKRVAAMLGFGLAAAAFVALALVGRTWPAYLAAYLVLAVCVEFAIVAMLTLASTVSVVGRAAVMALIIAVMQVSRAAASRLGLPLLEQGSLLINALTAATLALLGIAIAWRYVREGERQSAATTAVQQA; this comes from the coding sequence ATGTCAAGGCCGTTGGTGGTCCATGCTGATCTCTCCGCCGGACGGCTGGCACTGATCGTTGCCAGCCGTTTTGTGTTAAACGCGATGTTTCGGGTGGCCTATGTGCTGATCCCGTTCGTCGCTGCGCGCTATGCCGTTGATGAACAGCAGGCTGCCTGGATCGTCACCATACAGGTACTGGCTGGGTTGGGGAGTCCGTTGGGCGGTTGGCTCGGCGAGCGCCAGGGGTATCGGCGCGTGATGCTGGCCGGGCTCGGCCTGGCCCTCAGCGGCGCGTTGATCGCCTCAGCCGCGCCGCGCTTCTGGGTGTTGGTGCTGGCCTTTGCCGTCTTCGGCCTCGGTCTGACGCTGTTTCAGCCCTCGATGCAAGCCTACGTCAGCGCGCTGACGCCCTATCATCGACGCGGCCGCGCGATCGGGGTGGTCGAGCTGTCGTGGGCGCTGGCCGGGATCGTGGCGGTCCCCGCCCTGGCCTGGCTGGTGGAGCGTCAGCAGGGGATCGGCGGCATGTTTGGCCTGATCGCCCTGTGTCTGGCGTTGATGGCCGGGGTGATGTGGGCCTGCCTGCCGGCCGAGCCGGCTATCGCGCGCATGCACGGCACCGCGGCAGCGCCGCTGCAGGCGATCTGGACGCCGAGTGTGCGCGGCATGCTGGCCTTTGCCGGTCTGACCATCGCCAGCACCGAATTGGTGTATGTGGCGCAACCCTCCTGGGCGACACGGCAATTCAACGCCTCGCTGACCGATCTGGGCGCCGCCGCGCTGGTCTATGGCCTGGGCGAGTTGCTGGGCTCGATCGGTTCGATCCTCTTCACCGATCGGTTGGGCAAGCGCGTGGCTGCCATGCTCGGCTTCGGCCTCGCCGCGGCGGCCTTCGTCGCGCTGGCGCTGGTGGGCCGTACTTGGCCGGCGTACCTGGCTGCCTACCTGGTGCTGGCGGTCTGCGTTGAGTTTGCGATCGTGGCGATGCTGACGCTGGCTTCCACCGTCAGCGTCGTGGGGCGCGCAGCAGTGATGGCCCTGATCATTGCTGTGATGCAGGTAAGTCGCGCAGCGGCGTCACGTCTGGGGCTGCCGTTGCTGGAGCAGGGCTCGCTGCTGATCAACGCGCTGACTGCCGCCACACTGGCCCTGCTGGGCATCGCCATCGCCTGGCGCTACGTGCGCGAGGGCGAACGACAGAGCGCTGCCACCACGGCGGTGCAGCAGGCTTGA
- a CDS encoding GAF domain-containing sensor histidine kinase → MAARLAAVRSTPPAAMGSDRLYALARGLVLVLVYAIFKLLYGLALWPPLATLPVGAILWGALLYALVMLGLSFWPAASRLVRWGYLLDLLWLAALGWTGPGAGSAYTLLLLLPLLIAALRFARVALLSLSAVALALTVGLFFKPGTTPDAMVFVSHALLLGILPWLVNLVSAQVMIDDRRRVASAEQRAAEALHEAERYRDRMRALYEVALSLNTTGHPEMVLETTLEECARVLPYQSGAIVLPTGAPDEVQVIAGRHLDVTELTARFTVGAGTLGRILRGSDGGVLRNPQVEPELAALPSLQRCRQVVILPLRSARRTFGAVLFGSHEEQLNVEQMEMATTLVSYGLVALQNAQLIAELRAERENLLAREEEVRKQLNRDLHDGPAQALAAITMTLGFIKRLVESEPTRVVAEIDKLMALAQRANHEVRTLLFELRPLVLETQGLVPTLRQYLERFDQSKGPRIILEGGDELGPLTKRVQGTLFNIIQEAVNNAMKHAQASHIWIRIASRDGEVSVTVQDDGKGFDLQAVKASYDQRGSFGLLSLEERARLVGGTAELLSAPGAGTTVRVVVPLEQ, encoded by the coding sequence ATGGCTGCGCGTCTGGCTGCTGTTCGTTCCACCCCTCCGGCAGCGATGGGCAGTGACCGCCTGTACGCCCTGGCGCGTGGGCTGGTCCTGGTGCTAGTGTATGCGATCTTCAAACTGCTCTATGGGCTGGCGCTCTGGCCCCCGCTGGCCACGCTACCGGTGGGCGCGATCCTGTGGGGCGCGCTGCTCTACGCGCTGGTGATGCTGGGGCTGAGCTTCTGGCCGGCTGCGAGCCGCCTGGTGCGCTGGGGCTACCTGCTCGATCTGCTCTGGCTGGCGGCGCTGGGCTGGACCGGTCCCGGCGCAGGCAGCGCTTACACGCTGTTGCTATTGCTGCCGCTGTTGATCGCCGCGCTGCGTTTTGCGCGTGTCGCCTTGCTGAGCCTGAGCGCTGTGGCGCTGGCGTTGACGGTGGGCCTGTTCTTCAAGCCGGGCACCACTCCCGACGCGATGGTCTTTGTCAGCCACGCCTTGTTACTGGGCATTCTGCCCTGGCTGGTGAACCTGGTCTCCGCGCAGGTGATGATCGACGACCGACGGCGGGTTGCCAGCGCCGAGCAGCGCGCTGCCGAAGCGCTCCACGAGGCCGAGCGCTACCGCGATCGCATGCGCGCGCTCTACGAGGTGGCGCTGTCGCTCAACACCACCGGCCACCCCGAGATGGTGCTGGAAACCACGCTGGAAGAGTGCGCACGCGTCTTGCCCTACCAGAGCGGCGCGATTGTGCTGCCGACCGGCGCGCCGGACGAGGTGCAGGTCATCGCGGGCCGGCATCTGGATGTGACCGAGCTGACAGCGCGCTTCACTGTGGGCGCCGGGACACTCGGCCGCATTCTGCGTGGCAGCGATGGCGGCGTGCTGCGCAATCCTCAAGTCGAACCGGAGCTGGCGGCGCTGCCCTCGCTCCAGCGCTGCCGCCAGGTGGTGATTCTGCCGCTGCGCTCGGCGCGGCGCACATTTGGCGCGGTGCTCTTCGGCAGCCATGAAGAGCAGCTCAACGTCGAACAGATGGAGATGGCCACCACGCTCGTCAGTTATGGCCTGGTGGCGCTGCAGAATGCGCAGTTGATCGCCGAACTGCGCGCCGAGCGCGAAAACCTGCTGGCGCGCGAGGAAGAGGTGCGCAAGCAACTCAATCGCGATCTGCACGACGGGCCGGCCCAGGCGCTGGCAGCGATCACCATGACGCTCGGCTTCATCAAGCGGCTGGTTGAGAGCGAGCCGACGCGCGTGGTGGCCGAGATCGACAAGCTGATGGCCCTGGCGCAGCGCGCTAACCACGAGGTGCGCACGCTGCTCTTCGAGCTGCGTCCGCTGGTGCTCGAAACCCAGGGCCTGGTGCCGACGCTGCGGCAATACCTTGAACGCTTCGATCAGAGCAAAGGGCCACGCATTATCCTCGAAGGCGGCGACGAGCTGGGACCGCTCACCAAACGCGTGCAGGGCACGCTCTTCAACATCATCCAGGAAGCGGTCAACAACGCCATGAAGCATGCCCAGGCCAGCCACATCTGGATCAGGATCGCTAGTCGCGACGGCGAGGTGAGCGTCACCGTGCAGGACGATGGCAAGGGCTTCGATCTGCAAGCGGTCAAGGCCTCTTATGATCAGCGTGGCAGCTTCGGGCTGCTGAGTCTGGAAGAGCGCGCGCGGCTGGTCGGCGGCACCGCCGAGCTGCTCTCGGCCCCGGGAGCGGGCACGACCGTGCGCGTCGTGGTGCCCCTCGAGCAGTAG
- the rbsK gene encoding ribokinase produces the protein MTQAAVVVVGSCNMDLVTRAPRLPLPGETISGTSFGTYLGGKGFNQAVAARRMGASVALVACIGADDFGRQVEAAARQEGIATHGLTRSATAPTGTALILVQEGSGENSIVIVASANAQLTPERVAEQAATLRAARVLLLQLEVPIEASLQAARLARAAGATVILTPAPVQPLPDELLRLSDILVPNAVELRQLAGDEHDLATAARQLLARGVGAVVITQGARGALCVTSAGEYPVAPFAVQAVDTTAAGDAFVGALAALLAEGWPLPEALRAASAAGALAVTRMGALPSLPTRPEVEAMLAGAATARP, from the coding sequence GTGACACAGGCAGCGGTGGTGGTGGTTGGCTCATGCAACATGGATCTGGTGACGCGCGCGCCGCGCCTGCCGCTGCCCGGCGAGACGATCAGCGGCACAAGCTTCGGCACCTACCTGGGCGGCAAGGGCTTCAATCAGGCGGTAGCCGCCCGGCGCATGGGCGCGTCCGTGGCGCTGGTGGCCTGCATCGGCGCGGATGATTTTGGCCGACAGGTGGAGGCCGCGGCGCGGCAGGAGGGCATCGCCACGCACGGCCTGACGCGCAGCGCCACGGCGCCGACCGGCACGGCGCTGATCCTGGTCCAGGAAGGCAGCGGCGAGAACAGTATTGTGATCGTGGCAAGCGCCAACGCCCAGCTGACGCCGGAGCGCGTCGCCGAGCAGGCGGCCACGCTGCGCGCCGCGCGGGTGCTGCTGCTGCAACTCGAAGTGCCCATCGAGGCTTCGCTGCAGGCCGCGCGCCTGGCCCGCGCCGCGGGCGCCACCGTGATCCTGACGCCCGCGCCGGTCCAACCGCTGCCGGATGAGCTGCTCAGGTTGAGCGATATCCTGGTGCCCAACGCCGTAGAGCTGCGGCAACTGGCCGGTGACGAGCACGACCTAGCGACGGCGGCGCGTCAGCTCCTGGCGCGCGGCGTAGGCGCGGTAGTGATCACCCAGGGGGCGCGCGGCGCGCTGTGCGTCACCAGCGCGGGCGAGTATCCGGTCGCGCCCTTCGCGGTGCAGGCGGTGGATACCACCGCCGCGGGCGATGCCTTTGTCGGGGCGCTGGCCGCGCTGCTGGCCGAGGGTTGGCCCCTGCCCGAGGCCCTACGCGCGGCCAGTGCCGCTGGCGCGCTGGCGGTCACGCGCATGGGCGCACTGCCCTCGCTGCCAACCCGCCCGGAGGTCGAGGCCATGCTCGCCGGGGCGGCTACAGCACGACCCTGA
- the lspA gene encoding signal peptidase II gives MSQPFSMARRLMIPLIIAAVVLLIDQISKAWVLRTWATPYSGEIPIIPGLLALTYVQNTGVAFGLFTGMSELFIVTSLIIVALAIGLYLRHGPQPAWVGLCLGLIVGGALGNVIDRLRFGYVVDFIKTFDGRFPVFNVADSCVVIGVTLLALGLHLQERQQQPRLQPSVDSDDGA, from the coding sequence ATGAGCCAACCGTTTTCTATGGCGCGGCGGCTGATGATCCCCCTGATCATTGCCGCCGTCGTGCTGCTGATCGACCAGATCAGCAAAGCCTGGGTGCTGCGCACCTGGGCCACGCCCTACAGCGGCGAGATCCCGATCATTCCCGGCCTGCTAGCCCTGACCTACGTCCAGAACACCGGCGTGGCCTTCGGACTGTTCACCGGCATGTCCGAGCTCTTCATCGTCACCTCGCTGATCATCGTTGCGCTGGCGATCGGGCTCTACCTACGTCACGGGCCGCAGCCGGCCTGGGTTGGGCTGTGCCTGGGGTTGATCGTCGGCGGCGCGCTCGGCAATGTGATCGATCGCCTGCGCTTCGGCTATGTTGTCGATTTCATCAAGACCTTTGATGGACGCTTCCCGGTCTTCAACGTTGCGGATTCGTGCGTGGTGATCGGCGTCACGCTACTGGCGCTAGGCCTACACCTGCAGGAGCGCCAGCAGCAGCCACGGCTTCAACCCTCGGTCGATAGCGACGATGGAGCCTGA
- a CDS encoding RNA polymerase sigma factor, whose product MPRRDSEQTAASEDAIYLRAVANGDMHALEVLFQKYQAQIYQTALGVTRDPSLAEEVLQDVFFRLYRHADRLDGSSPLAPWLYRVTINLCYNRLKGLRAWTDSFHELAERLFSPSSSSPERSVERSELQLVVQQALAELDPKHRAVVVLFYLHEYSVQEIAEIVGVPEGTVKSRLFYARKLLRRYLERYDGLSDLLVPNPA is encoded by the coding sequence GTGCCGCGTCGTGATTCGGAGCAGACAGCCGCCTCGGAGGATGCCATCTATCTTCGCGCGGTCGCCAATGGCGACATGCATGCCCTCGAGGTGCTCTTCCAGAAGTATCAGGCCCAGATCTACCAGACGGCGCTGGGTGTGACGCGTGACCCCTCGCTGGCCGAAGAAGTGCTGCAGGATGTCTTCTTCCGTTTGTACCGGCATGCCGATAGGCTGGATGGCTCCTCACCATTAGCCCCCTGGCTCTACCGCGTGACGATCAACCTCTGCTACAATCGCCTCAAGGGATTGCGCGCCTGGACCGACTCATTCCATGAGTTGGCCGAGCGATTGTTCTCGCCGAGCAGCAGCTCACCGGAGCGCTCGGTTGAACGCAGCGAGCTGCAACTGGTGGTGCAGCAGGCTCTGGCCGAGCTCGACCCGAAGCATCGCGCCGTAGTCGTGTTGTTCTATCTGCACGAATATTCCGTGCAAGAGATCGCCGAGATTGTCGGCGTGCCCGAGGGCACGGTCAAATCGCGGCTGTTTTATGCCCGCAAGCTGCTGCGCCGCTATCTGGAGCGCTACGACGGTCTGAGCGATCTGCTCGTGCCCAATCCCGCGTAA
- a CDS encoding TraR/DksA C4-type zinc finger protein, with protein MPPHIDVQAFRRRLEARRAEIREEIARLEEQTPNINQDTGYGVKNHPAEDASEMYDRERSLAILGVMQRELQQIEHALERIDAGVYGLCEVCQQPIPAERLDARPYATLCITHQRQRDAQPA; from the coding sequence ATGCCGCCACATATCGATGTGCAGGCCTTCCGTCGGCGTCTAGAGGCGCGCCGTGCCGAGATCCGCGAGGAGATCGCGCGGCTCGAAGAGCAGACGCCCAACATCAACCAGGACACCGGCTATGGTGTCAAAAACCACCCGGCGGAAGATGCCAGCGAGATGTACGATCGCGAGCGTAGCCTGGCGATCCTTGGCGTGATGCAGCGCGAGCTGCAACAGATCGAGCACGCCCTCGAGCGTATCGATGCCGGTGTGTACGGTCTGTGCGAGGTCTGCCAGCAGCCTATTCCCGCCGAACGGCTGGACGCGCGGCCGTACGCCACCCTGTGCATCACGCACCAGCGCCAACGCGATGCACAGCCGGCCTAA
- a CDS encoding YggT family protein yields MQDPNERRIVQEEIVRGPAGADVNIVEQRTRVEPTPAERQLGTLYRAKQVVWLLVGLLVALIALRFVLLLLGANMNTGFGALILTLTQPFVAPFLPLFNEQNARVEFSALIAIAVYLLLGWALSKLLEIMLAPRTPPASY; encoded by the coding sequence ATGCAAGACCCAAACGAGCGCCGGATTGTGCAGGAAGAGATCGTGCGCGGTCCAGCGGGCGCTGATGTCAACATCGTCGAACAACGCACCCGGGTCGAACCGACGCCGGCTGAGCGCCAGCTCGGCACGCTCTACCGTGCCAAACAGGTCGTCTGGCTGCTGGTCGGGCTGCTGGTGGCGCTGATCGCCCTGCGCTTTGTGCTGTTGCTGCTGGGCGCGAACATGAACACCGGCTTCGGCGCGCTGATCCTGACGCTCACGCAGCCCTTCGTCGCACCGTTTCTGCCGTTGTTCAACGAACAGAACGCGCGCGTCGAGTTCTCTGCCCTGATCGCGATTGCCGTGTACCTGCTGCTGGGCTGGGCGTTGAGCAAGCTCCTGGAGATCATGCTCGCACCGCGCACGCCGCCCGCCAGCTACTAA
- a CDS encoding Hsp20/alpha crystallin family protein, producing MTMMTRVDPFAEMMSLRDAVNQLLEESFVSPFRLLQPTNIVPVDVYETDEAFIVKAFMPGLTPDQLNISIEQNLVTIRGEPKTDQPEGLRPIRVETQLGPFTRQIALPMEIDAEHVQAELDNGVLTLTLPKLPEAKPRKIQIKAVA from the coding sequence ATGACGATGATGACGCGCGTTGATCCGTTTGCCGAGATGATGTCACTGCGCGATGCCGTCAATCAGTTGCTGGAAGAGAGCTTCGTCTCGCCGTTCCGGCTGCTGCAGCCGACCAACATCGTGCCGGTGGATGTGTACGAAACGGACGAGGCGTTCATCGTGAAGGCGTTCATGCCCGGTCTCACGCCTGATCAGCTCAATATCAGCATTGAGCAGAACCTCGTCACCATCCGCGGCGAGCCGAAGACCGACCAGCCTGAGGGGCTGCGGCCGATCCGGGTCGAGACGCAGCTTGGCCCGTTTACTCGGCAGATCGCGCTGCCGATGGAGATTGATGCTGAGCATGTCCAGGCCGAGCTGGACAACGGCGTGCTGACGCTGACGCTGCCGAAGCTGCCGGAGGCCAAGCCGCGCAAGATCCAGATCAAAGCCGTCGCCTGA